In Rhizobium sp. BG4, the genomic stretch TCTGCAGGAAGATCAGGCCAGAGGATTGCGCGACGTCATCGAAGCGGGCGCGCTGTTCCTTGGTATAGCCCTGCATTTCCGGCCAGGTGAGATAGAGATCGGCGCGCTCGGCGACGCCGCCGTGACGCTGGCTCGGGAATCGCAGAGTGTTTTCGGAAAGGTTCAGGGTGTCGCGGCCGATGGTGATGCTGACAGCTGCGGTGCTGTCGCTATTGCCGGCAAGCGTGATGTGGCGGCCGAACCAGCGTCCGCCAAAGCTGATCGCCACCGTCAGCAGCGCCAGGACGGCGACGACGGCGGTAAGCTTGATCAGGAAACCATTGGAGAGAAGCGGCGTCTCTTCCGCGGCAACATTGGAAGCGGGATGGCTCATGGCGGATCTTCAGTCGTTGACCGCCGCAAGAGAAACGTGAGCCGCCGGTGTCAGGGATGAATCTACCGGTATGATCGGGCGAGGGTGGTTAATATCGCATTAACCAAAGGACGGCTCTGCCCTACAAAAGAGGCGAGCCGCTCCCGGGACAGCGGGAGCGGCTCTGGGGCGCCGGTCGGGGACGGGGATGCGGGGGACTGACCGGAGCCTAGCCTTGGCCCGCCGGACTGGCTGGCGGGGTATTTCAGGTGTTAGCGAACGCTACCGACGGCGACCGCACGGCCATCCTGAAGCTTCATCCAGCGATTCGGATCATCCGAAGACTGACGCTTGAGGTAGGTGTATTCGGTATCGGCCCAGAGCATGACCTTGTTGCGCATGTTGTCGAGAATGAAGTCGCCATGGTCGGTGCGGACGGTGAGCACGGCGTGGCCTTCGCCATTCGGCTGAAGCACAACGGTCATCAGCAGGTCGGAAGGCGATACGCCGGCATCGATCAGCAGCTTGCGCTTCAGCAGCGCATAGTCCTCACAGTCGCCGACAGTGCGCGGATAGGCCCAGCGCTCTTCGACGCCGTAGATTTCCATGTCGGTCATCGGCTGGATCGAGGAATTGACCTGGTAGTTGATCTTGAGGACCTGCTTCCAGCGATCTTCGGTCAGAAGCAGCGGACCGGCGTCGCCGGCGGGATTGCTGCAGTCTGCCGGGTTTTCCTTGCAGAACTGGTAGGCGCCGATCGGCGGGCTGGCATTGCCTGCGAGTGTCATGCTGCCGGGCGCCGCCTGTCCTGGGCCCGTCATCGTGATCATCATTACAGTGGCGATAAAGGCGCCCTTGATTGCGTTGAACATTGTCTTTGTAGTCTCCCCGTTTGTTGGGAGGACAATGACACGCACGATTTTATCTCATGCAAAATTACGCAGTAAAATTAAGTTCTTAGTTGATTCAAAAGCGCGGAAAACTTGAAGAATATTTGACTCGAATGCGCATAAAAGACGCAGAAAATTCGAGGCGAATTTGAGTAAAATTGTTCCATTCCGAGATAGGTCTTCTGTGCCGAAATGGCGCTATTCCGGCGAAAGTCTTAACGCGACGCAGGCCGGATTTACGATTTCGTTACGAATTGGGTGATTTCGGGAGGTGCCTGCTGAGGTGTCCGAAGATGCGGAATCGTTCAGATAGAGCGGTGA encodes the following:
- a CDS encoding transglutaminase-like cysteine peptidase — translated: MFNAIKGAFIATVMMITMTGPGQAAPGSMTLAGNASPPIGAYQFCKENPADCSNPAGDAGPLLLTEDRWKQVLKINYQVNSSIQPMTDMEIYGVEERWAYPRTVGDCEDYALLKRKLLIDAGVSPSDLLMTVVLQPNGEGHAVLTVRTDHGDFILDNMRNKVMLWADTEYTYLKRQSSDDPNRWMKLQDGRAVAVGSVR